A window of the Danio aesculapii chromosome 10, fDanAes4.1, whole genome shotgun sequence genome harbors these coding sequences:
- the casp17 gene encoding caspase-7, whose protein sequence is MSFCRFPAFTANKRMKNRALIVSVESFYPDALLRNRPGAKKDTQRLHKILMKLGFSVDIKVDVEAGEIIEAFKQESEQTVKECFVGIISSHGEEGVVFGCDGRAVKLAEIYSCFRGPTMKDKSKLFLIQACRGGDLDGGVQVETDSSSSEEQDIMSELLSIPIDTAVTYATSPGYAAFMHPLGSVLIQTLCDLLESDGGSDLEITKLLTRLNHHVAYNFQARGKILGGKKQMPCFVTRFTREVFPFRKAAAEDLNLTFAATQLIDKPRRSRKTSIS, encoded by the exons ATGTCTTTCTGTAGGTTTCCAGCCTTCACAGCAAACAAGAGAATGAAGAACCGGGCGCTGATCGTGTCGGTGGAGAGCTTCTATCCGGACGCACTTCTCAGAAACAGACCTGGAGCCAAGAAAGACACGCAAAGACTTCACAAGATTCTGATGAAACTCGGCTTCTCTGTGGACATCAAAGTGGACGTGGAAGCGGGAGAGATTATTGAGGCTTTCAAACAAG AGAGCGAGCAGACGGTCAAGGAGTGTTTTGTGGGCATCATCTCCAGTCATGGTGAAGAAGGTGTTGTGTTTGGTTGTGATGGACGTGCTGTGAAACTGGCCGAGATCTACAGCTGCTTCAGAGGCCCGACAATGAAGGACAAGAGCAAACTCTTCCTCATCCAG GCTTGCAGAGGTGGAGATTTGGATGGAGGTGTGCAGGTGGAGACCGACTCTTCATCCTCAGAGGAACAGGACATCATGTCTGAGCTTCTTTCCATTCCTATTGACACTGCAGTAACATACGCCACTTCACCAG gCTACGCTGCATTCATGCATCCTCTGGGCTCGGTGCTGATTCAGACTCTCTGTGATCTGCTGGAAAGCGACGGAGGTTCAGATCTGGAGATCACCAAACTTCTGACTCGACTGAACCACCACGTGGCCTACAACTTCCAGGCCAGAGGGAAAATACTGGGCGGGAAAAAGCAGATGCCGTGCTTTGTGACGCGCTTCACTAGAGAGGTTTTCCCATTCAGGAAAGCTGCGGCAGAAGATTTGAACTTGACTTTCGCAGCCACGCAACTCATCGATAAACCCAGGAGATCACGGAAAACATCCATCAGCTGA